A portion of the Bradysia coprophila strain Holo2 unplaced genomic scaffold, BU_Bcop_v1 contig_297, whole genome shotgun sequence genome contains these proteins:
- the LOC119078447 gene encoding 39S ribosomal protein L13, mitochondrial: MTTTQRVQQWATFARTWHIFDCTWQNPFQAALTIRKHLMGLHKPIYHPLNNCGDHVVVINTAEIALPGDEWAKRVYFHHTGYPGGASWTLAWELHKKDPTMVMKKAVYTSMKGNLQRRYTMQRLHLYPDANVPDEIMSNVTNQLKHDRVVPTRLDHIDEETIKNFPKIMDYPENYVLK; this comes from the exons ATGACCACAACACAGAGAGTTCAG CAATGGGCAACATTCGCTCGAACCTGGCACATCTTTGATTGTACTTGGCAGAATCCATTTCAAGCGGCGTTAACGATCCGTAAACATCTAATGGGATTACATAAACCAATTTATCATCCACTTAACAACTGCGGTGATCATGTTGTTGTCATCAACACAGCCGAAATTGCCTTACCGGGCGATGAATGGGCGAAGAGAGTGTACTTCCATCACACAGGCTATCCCGGCGGTGCATCCTGGACATTGGCTTGGGAATTGCATAAAAAAGATCCGACAATG GTCATGAAAAAAGCCGTTTACACTTCGATGAAAGGTAATCTACAGCGCCGGTACACAATGCAGCGACTTCACTTGTATCCCGACGCAAACGTTCCCGATGAAATTATGTCAAATGTGACGAATCAATTGAAACACGACAGAGTCGTTCCGACACGGCTGGATCATATTGACGAAGAGACGATCAAGAATTTCCCGAAGATAATGGATTATCCAGAGAATTATGTGCTGAAGTAG
- the LOC119078449 gene encoding leukotriene A-4 hydrolase isoform X2, translating into MINRRKFYFIAGVICLAAIIWYSISSVNYHRNLQPSTVRMRLSKVDPSSYSTPEDEVIKNIDLEWNIDFERHVVSGTAVYTIKILAASVETIFLDVYDITIKNIAVKTAGTEIPVNYFVSDYVKNMGSKLTIELPTKTSGSLVLSIEYETSPKAAALQWLTPEQTLGKTQPYMYSQCQAIAARSLLPCQDTPAVKFTYTATVTHPKELTALLSAIRVNSTAGRTIYEQKIPVQSYLLAIAVGAIVSRQIGPSSKVWAEEAIVDEAAEEFSKTSSMLQTASDICGTYVWKEYDLLVMPPSFPFGGMENPCLTFVTPTLLAGDKSLTNVIAHEIAHSWTGNLVTNVNFEHFWLNEGFTTFVEAKIVGRLDGDLARDFHAIQGLQQLKDCIENQLADTPALTKLVVDLTSVSPDDAFSSVPYKKGATFLRYLEDLLGGPTSFEPFLRHYFNKYKYQSITSDDFKATLYEYYREKYEKELEQVDWDTWFYGEGMPPIIPNYNTTLADIAHKHANFWIGNSVDQIKKDMPPEKLTTLQKVEFLSKLNEAQNIVGISSEWIALLETTHDLNKTKNSEIQFAFYRLCVKARQFDRLDDILAFINSNFRMKFVRPIYKELGQWSEARDIAIANYNKVKDQMMAVCSNQVGKDLGVA; encoded by the exons ATGATcaatcgaagaaaattttattttattgccgGTGTTATTTGTTTGGCT GCTATCATTTGGTATAGCATCAGCTCAGTGAATTATCACCGTAATCTTCAACCATCAACCGTCAGAATGAGACTGAGCAAAGTTGATCCGAGTTCATATTCAACGCCCGAGgatgaggtgatcaaaaacatCGATTTAGAGTGGAACATTGATTTTGAGCGGCATGTGGTCAGTGGCACAGCCGTTTATACGATTAAGATATTGGCGGCCAGCGTTGAGACAATT TTTTTGGATGTCTACGACATTACCATTAAGAATATTGCTGTGAAAACTGCTGGCACCGAAATTCCAGTGAACTATTTCGTCTCTGATTATGTTAAGAACATGGGATCCAAATTAACCATTGAGCTTCCAACAAAAACTAGTGGAAG TTTGGTACTTTCCATTGAATACGAAACGTCTCCCAAAGCGGCTGCCCTACAATGGCTTACTCCTGAGCAAACTCTAG GCAAAACTCAGCCGTACATGTACAGTCAGTGTCAG gCAATTGCTGCTCGCTCCTTGCTTCCGTGCCAAGATACTCCAGCAGTCAAATTCACTTACACTGCCACCGTTACCCATCCGAAAGAGTTGACAGCTCTGCTAAGTGCCATTCGTGTCAACAGTACCGCTGGTCGGACAATCTATGAGCAGAAGATTCCAGTACAGAGCTATCTGTTAGCTATTGCTGTCGGAGCGATCGTTTCCCGACAAATTGGTCCAAG TTCCAAAGTATGGGCTGAGGAAGCCATTGTCGATGAGGCTGCTGaagaattttccaaaacttcGAGCATGCTCCAAACAGCGTCTGACATTTGTGGCACATACGTTTGGAAAGAATATGATTTGCTGGTGATGCCTCCGTCGTTTCCATTCGGCGGCATGGAAAATCCTTGTTTGACATTCGTCACACCAACACTGCTG GCTGGTGACAAATCGCTTACCAATGTCATTGCACACGAAATTGCTCACAGCTGGACTGGTAATTTGGTCACAAATGTGAACTTTGAACATTTCTGGTTGAACGAAGGATTCACAACTTTCGTTGAGGCAAAAATTGTTGGACGCTTGGATGGTGATTTGGCCAGAGATTTCCATGCCATTCAAGGTCTTCAGCAATTGAAAGATTGT ATTGAGAATCAATTGGCTGACACACCTGCTCTGACGAAATTGGTGGTGGATTTGACCAGTGTCAGTCCGGATGATGCATTTTCCTCTGTCCCGTACAAAAAAGGGGCAACATTTTTGCGTTACTTGGAAGATCTGCTGGGTGGTCCAACATCTTTCGAACCCTTTCTGCGACACTATTTCAACAAGTACAAGTACCAGTCGATTACATCCGACGACTTCAAGGCCACATTGTACGAGTATTACCGCGAAAAGTACGAAAAGGAATTGGAACAAGTTGACTGGGACACCTGGTTCTACGGCGAAGGGATGCCACCGATAATTCCGAATTACAACACCACCCTTGCCGACATTGCCCACAAGCATGCCAACTTTTGGATTGGAAATTCGGTTGACCAAATCAAAAAGGACATGCCGCCCGAGAAACTCACAACGTTGCAGAAGGTCGAATTTTTGTCTAAATTGAACGAGGCACAGAACATTGTTGGCATATCATCCGAGTGGATTGCATTGCTGGAGACCACGCACGATctgaacaaaacgaaaaattccgaaattcaGTTTGCCTTCTATCGACTGTGTGTGAAAGCGCGACAGTTCGACCGATTGGATGACATTTTGGCCTTTATCAACAGCAATTTCCGCATGAAATTCGTGAGGCCCATTTACAAAGAGTTGGGTCAGTGGTCGGAGGCCAGAGATATTGCCATTGCCAATTACAACAAAGTTAAGGATCAGATGATGGCCGTTTGCTCGAACCAAGTCGGCAAGGATCTTGGTGTGGCCTGA
- the LOC119078449 gene encoding leukotriene A-4 hydrolase isoform X1, with product MINRRKFYFIAGVICLAVSCAIIWYSISSVNYHRNLQPSTVRMRLSKVDPSSYSTPEDEVIKNIDLEWNIDFERHVVSGTAVYTIKILAASVETIFLDVYDITIKNIAVKTAGTEIPVNYFVSDYVKNMGSKLTIELPTKTSGSLVLSIEYETSPKAAALQWLTPEQTLGKTQPYMYSQCQAIAARSLLPCQDTPAVKFTYTATVTHPKELTALLSAIRVNSTAGRTIYEQKIPVQSYLLAIAVGAIVSRQIGPSSKVWAEEAIVDEAAEEFSKTSSMLQTASDICGTYVWKEYDLLVMPPSFPFGGMENPCLTFVTPTLLAGDKSLTNVIAHEIAHSWTGNLVTNVNFEHFWLNEGFTTFVEAKIVGRLDGDLARDFHAIQGLQQLKDCIENQLADTPALTKLVVDLTSVSPDDAFSSVPYKKGATFLRYLEDLLGGPTSFEPFLRHYFNKYKYQSITSDDFKATLYEYYREKYEKELEQVDWDTWFYGEGMPPIIPNYNTTLADIAHKHANFWIGNSVDQIKKDMPPEKLTTLQKVEFLSKLNEAQNIVGISSEWIALLETTHDLNKTKNSEIQFAFYRLCVKARQFDRLDDILAFINSNFRMKFVRPIYKELGQWSEARDIAIANYNKVKDQMMAVCSNQVGKDLGVA from the exons ATGATcaatcgaagaaaattttattttattgccgGTGTTATTTGTTTGGCTGTAAGTTGT GCTATCATTTGGTATAGCATCAGCTCAGTGAATTATCACCGTAATCTTCAACCATCAACCGTCAGAATGAGACTGAGCAAAGTTGATCCGAGTTCATATTCAACGCCCGAGgatgaggtgatcaaaaacatCGATTTAGAGTGGAACATTGATTTTGAGCGGCATGTGGTCAGTGGCACAGCCGTTTATACGATTAAGATATTGGCGGCCAGCGTTGAGACAATT TTTTTGGATGTCTACGACATTACCATTAAGAATATTGCTGTGAAAACTGCTGGCACCGAAATTCCAGTGAACTATTTCGTCTCTGATTATGTTAAGAACATGGGATCCAAATTAACCATTGAGCTTCCAACAAAAACTAGTGGAAG TTTGGTACTTTCCATTGAATACGAAACGTCTCCCAAAGCGGCTGCCCTACAATGGCTTACTCCTGAGCAAACTCTAG GCAAAACTCAGCCGTACATGTACAGTCAGTGTCAG gCAATTGCTGCTCGCTCCTTGCTTCCGTGCCAAGATACTCCAGCAGTCAAATTCACTTACACTGCCACCGTTACCCATCCGAAAGAGTTGACAGCTCTGCTAAGTGCCATTCGTGTCAACAGTACCGCTGGTCGGACAATCTATGAGCAGAAGATTCCAGTACAGAGCTATCTGTTAGCTATTGCTGTCGGAGCGATCGTTTCCCGACAAATTGGTCCAAG TTCCAAAGTATGGGCTGAGGAAGCCATTGTCGATGAGGCTGCTGaagaattttccaaaacttcGAGCATGCTCCAAACAGCGTCTGACATTTGTGGCACATACGTTTGGAAAGAATATGATTTGCTGGTGATGCCTCCGTCGTTTCCATTCGGCGGCATGGAAAATCCTTGTTTGACATTCGTCACACCAACACTGCTG GCTGGTGACAAATCGCTTACCAATGTCATTGCACACGAAATTGCTCACAGCTGGACTGGTAATTTGGTCACAAATGTGAACTTTGAACATTTCTGGTTGAACGAAGGATTCACAACTTTCGTTGAGGCAAAAATTGTTGGACGCTTGGATGGTGATTTGGCCAGAGATTTCCATGCCATTCAAGGTCTTCAGCAATTGAAAGATTGT ATTGAGAATCAATTGGCTGACACACCTGCTCTGACGAAATTGGTGGTGGATTTGACCAGTGTCAGTCCGGATGATGCATTTTCCTCTGTCCCGTACAAAAAAGGGGCAACATTTTTGCGTTACTTGGAAGATCTGCTGGGTGGTCCAACATCTTTCGAACCCTTTCTGCGACACTATTTCAACAAGTACAAGTACCAGTCGATTACATCCGACGACTTCAAGGCCACATTGTACGAGTATTACCGCGAAAAGTACGAAAAGGAATTGGAACAAGTTGACTGGGACACCTGGTTCTACGGCGAAGGGATGCCACCGATAATTCCGAATTACAACACCACCCTTGCCGACATTGCCCACAAGCATGCCAACTTTTGGATTGGAAATTCGGTTGACCAAATCAAAAAGGACATGCCGCCCGAGAAACTCACAACGTTGCAGAAGGTCGAATTTTTGTCTAAATTGAACGAGGCACAGAACATTGTTGGCATATCATCCGAGTGGATTGCATTGCTGGAGACCACGCACGATctgaacaaaacgaaaaattccgaaattcaGTTTGCCTTCTATCGACTGTGTGTGAAAGCGCGACAGTTCGACCGATTGGATGACATTTTGGCCTTTATCAACAGCAATTTCCGCATGAAATTCGTGAGGCCCATTTACAAAGAGTTGGGTCAGTGGTCGGAGGCCAGAGATATTGCCATTGCCAATTACAACAAAGTTAAGGATCAGATGATGGCCGTTTGCTCGAACCAAGTCGGCAAGGATCTTGGTGTGGCCTGA
- the LOC119078449 gene encoding leukotriene A-4 hydrolase isoform X3 — MRLSKVDPSSYSTPEDEVIKNIDLEWNIDFERHVVSGTAVYTIKILAASVETIFLDVYDITIKNIAVKTAGTEIPVNYFVSDYVKNMGSKLTIELPTKTSGSLVLSIEYETSPKAAALQWLTPEQTLGKTQPYMYSQCQAIAARSLLPCQDTPAVKFTYTATVTHPKELTALLSAIRVNSTAGRTIYEQKIPVQSYLLAIAVGAIVSRQIGPSSKVWAEEAIVDEAAEEFSKTSSMLQTASDICGTYVWKEYDLLVMPPSFPFGGMENPCLTFVTPTLLAGDKSLTNVIAHEIAHSWTGNLVTNVNFEHFWLNEGFTTFVEAKIVGRLDGDLARDFHAIQGLQQLKDCIENQLADTPALTKLVVDLTSVSPDDAFSSVPYKKGATFLRYLEDLLGGPTSFEPFLRHYFNKYKYQSITSDDFKATLYEYYREKYEKELEQVDWDTWFYGEGMPPIIPNYNTTLADIAHKHANFWIGNSVDQIKKDMPPEKLTTLQKVEFLSKLNEAQNIVGISSEWIALLETTHDLNKTKNSEIQFAFYRLCVKARQFDRLDDILAFINSNFRMKFVRPIYKELGQWSEARDIAIANYNKVKDQMMAVCSNQVGKDLGVA, encoded by the exons ATGAGACTGAGCAAAGTTGATCCGAGTTCATATTCAACGCCCGAGgatgaggtgatcaaaaacatCGATTTAGAGTGGAACATTGATTTTGAGCGGCATGTGGTCAGTGGCACAGCCGTTTATACGATTAAGATATTGGCGGCCAGCGTTGAGACAATT TTTTTGGATGTCTACGACATTACCATTAAGAATATTGCTGTGAAAACTGCTGGCACCGAAATTCCAGTGAACTATTTCGTCTCTGATTATGTTAAGAACATGGGATCCAAATTAACCATTGAGCTTCCAACAAAAACTAGTGGAAG TTTGGTACTTTCCATTGAATACGAAACGTCTCCCAAAGCGGCTGCCCTACAATGGCTTACTCCTGAGCAAACTCTAG GCAAAACTCAGCCGTACATGTACAGTCAGTGTCAG gCAATTGCTGCTCGCTCCTTGCTTCCGTGCCAAGATACTCCAGCAGTCAAATTCACTTACACTGCCACCGTTACCCATCCGAAAGAGTTGACAGCTCTGCTAAGTGCCATTCGTGTCAACAGTACCGCTGGTCGGACAATCTATGAGCAGAAGATTCCAGTACAGAGCTATCTGTTAGCTATTGCTGTCGGAGCGATCGTTTCCCGACAAATTGGTCCAAG TTCCAAAGTATGGGCTGAGGAAGCCATTGTCGATGAGGCTGCTGaagaattttccaaaacttcGAGCATGCTCCAAACAGCGTCTGACATTTGTGGCACATACGTTTGGAAAGAATATGATTTGCTGGTGATGCCTCCGTCGTTTCCATTCGGCGGCATGGAAAATCCTTGTTTGACATTCGTCACACCAACACTGCTG GCTGGTGACAAATCGCTTACCAATGTCATTGCACACGAAATTGCTCACAGCTGGACTGGTAATTTGGTCACAAATGTGAACTTTGAACATTTCTGGTTGAACGAAGGATTCACAACTTTCGTTGAGGCAAAAATTGTTGGACGCTTGGATGGTGATTTGGCCAGAGATTTCCATGCCATTCAAGGTCTTCAGCAATTGAAAGATTGT ATTGAGAATCAATTGGCTGACACACCTGCTCTGACGAAATTGGTGGTGGATTTGACCAGTGTCAGTCCGGATGATGCATTTTCCTCTGTCCCGTACAAAAAAGGGGCAACATTTTTGCGTTACTTGGAAGATCTGCTGGGTGGTCCAACATCTTTCGAACCCTTTCTGCGACACTATTTCAACAAGTACAAGTACCAGTCGATTACATCCGACGACTTCAAGGCCACATTGTACGAGTATTACCGCGAAAAGTACGAAAAGGAATTGGAACAAGTTGACTGGGACACCTGGTTCTACGGCGAAGGGATGCCACCGATAATTCCGAATTACAACACCACCCTTGCCGACATTGCCCACAAGCATGCCAACTTTTGGATTGGAAATTCGGTTGACCAAATCAAAAAGGACATGCCGCCCGAGAAACTCACAACGTTGCAGAAGGTCGAATTTTTGTCTAAATTGAACGAGGCACAGAACATTGTTGGCATATCATCCGAGTGGATTGCATTGCTGGAGACCACGCACGATctgaacaaaacgaaaaattccgaaattcaGTTTGCCTTCTATCGACTGTGTGTGAAAGCGCGACAGTTCGACCGATTGGATGACATTTTGGCCTTTATCAACAGCAATTTCCGCATGAAATTCGTGAGGCCCATTTACAAAGAGTTGGGTCAGTGGTCGGAGGCCAGAGATATTGCCATTGCCAATTACAACAAAGTTAAGGATCAGATGATGGCCGTTTGCTCGAACCAAGTCGGCAAGGATCTTGGTGTGGCCTGA
- the LOC119078625 gene encoding LOW QUALITY PROTEIN: uncharacterized protein LOC119078625 (The sequence of the model RefSeq protein was modified relative to this genomic sequence to represent the inferred CDS: substituted 1 base at 1 genomic stop codon), with protein sequence MATTAQFKSVASNDVKVTLQNEEDYRKVKKFIENQSSEESEFKVVKLXTSNLLVSKFDLQFQLANDQGIRLQTTINPEIRLDACNGMELEQQLANDQGIRLQTTINPEIRLDACNDMELEQQLANDQGIRLQTTINPEIGLDAIYESQIRAGVPIRYKMRKDMDTEEQSVNDPGIRLQTHNEPKSNNCPILYRPIAHYIMPVGSFRCIQYNSRDRLCNVVTICDESVDVEAKDIFQVVFIPWYDTNGVFTTISTHHFSQIVILKIMDDINELSSTDLIAIAQKFYTGTLKGNGKLTIISSETKPLSEVPCGFLSEHVILTVNFKADGEQHRVEFFVKNLVESLTEYVAEFGVFDKEFGVFEEIIPKLAPLSSIKWAPMCYLSKDNVMVFENLQDTGFEMVTNNYGLFDIHHHLVAVGLLAAMHASSLIYEKQCCAIKDEKWFHFLNENVYPTDPNAMKNRTHKYVVDTLAELLKKIPKYLDRQNEILPKFRKLMHRMKDLVQPSTEYRNVFSHGDLWCNNILFKYAKFSNGTNINDRIPVAAILVDFQLARYSPPALDLLVMLTITSTSAFRRQYLPRLCDAYYDHLSFELKNHSIEIGTEFPRLQFEESCRFYRLVGLMESCLFSHLTLLPGDLVLSSTNDPEKRNEFMTKSKTDVCVKAFDTDENYRNRMSDMLIALVDEYVVPELCEGF encoded by the exons atggcTACAACAGCACAGTTCAAATCAGTCGCCAGCAATGACGTAAAAGTCACTCTGCAAAACGAAGAAGACTACaggaaagtcaaaaaattcattgagaatCAAAGTTCCGAAGAAAGTGAATTCAAAG TAGTAAAATTGTGAACTTCAAATCTTCTGGTATCAAAATTTGAtcttcaattt CAATTAGCCAACGATCAGGGCATTCGACTACAAACGACCATCAATCCGGAAATCAGACTGGATGCGTGCAACGGTATGGAACTTGAACAGCAATTAGCCAACGATCAGGGCATTCGACTACAAACGACCATCAATCCGGAAATCAGACTGGATGCGTGCAACGATATGGAACTTGAACAGCAATTAGCCAACGATCAGGGCATTCGACTACAAACGACCATCAATCCGGAAATCGGACTGGATGC AATCTATGAATCACAAATTAGAGCTGGTGTACCTATACGGTACAAAATGCGCAAAGATATGGACACCGAAGAACAGTCGGTCAACGATCCGGGCATTAGACTGCAAACACACAACGAGCCAAAAAGCAACAATTGTCCAATTCTGTATCGACCAATTGCTCACTACATTATGCCAGTGGGATCGTTTCGGTGCATCCAATACAATTCAAGAGACAGGCTGTGCAATGTCGTTACCATCTGCGATGAATCCGTTGACGTTGAAGCCAAAGACATTTTCCAAGTCGTGTTCATTCCTTGGTACGATACAAACGGTGTTTTT ACCACAATCAGTACCCACCATTTCAGTCAGATTGTAATCTTGAAGATAATGGACGACATCAATGAACTCTCGTCAACCGATTTAATCGCAATCGCTCAGAAGTTTTACACGGGCACGTTGAAGggaaatgggaaactaacgaTAATTTCCTCGGAAACGAAACCATTAAGTGAAGTGCCATGCGGATTTTTGTCGGAACACGTCATTTTAACGGTGAATTTCAAAGCGGATGGAGAGCAGCATAGGGTTgagttttttgtgaaaaatttggtcGAATCTTTAACGGAATATGTTGCGGAATTCGGAGTTTTCGATAAAGAATTTGGAGTCTTCGAAGAAATCATACCGAAGCTTGCACCGCTTTCTTCCATTAAATGGGCGCCTATGTGTTACCTCTCCAAAGATAATGTCATGGTGTTCGAGAATCTACAGGATACAGGGTTTGAAATGGTTACAAACAACTATGGGTTGTTCGACATTCATCATCATCTGGTTGCAGTAGGGTTACTAGCAGCGATGCATGCTTCGTCACTAATCTACGAGAAACAATGCTGTGCTATAAAGGACGAAAAATGGTTCCATTTCCTCAACGAAAATGTTTATCCCACCGATCCGAACGCCATGAAAAACAGAACACATAAATATGTTGTAGACACCCTGGCCGAATTACTaaagaaaattccgaaataCCTAGACAGACAAAACGAAATCCTGCCAAAGTTTCGGAAGCTTATGCACCGAATGAAAGACTTGGTTCAACCATCGACCGAATACAGAAACGTTTTTTCCCATGGCGACTTGTGGTGTAACAATATCCTGTTCAAGTATGCCAAATTCAGCAACGGAACCAATATCAACGATCGCATTCCCGTCGCAGCAATTCTTGTCGATTTTCAATTAGCTCGTTATTCACCACCAGCGTTAGACTTATTGGTCATGCTTACCATAACGTCAACTAGTGCATTTCGTCGGCAATATTTACCAAGACTATGCGACGCGTATTACGACCATTTATCATTCGAATTGAAAAATCATTCCATCGAAATCGGAACCGAATTTCCACGACTGCAGTTCGAGGAAAGTTGCCGATTTTACCGATTGGTCGGACTGATGGAGAGTTGTTTGTTTAGTCATTTAACATTGCTGCCCGGTGATCTGGTATTGAGTTCGACCAACGATCCGGAGAAACGAAACGAGTTTATGACGAAATCGAAGACGGACGTTTGTGTGAAAGCCTTTGACACGGATGAAAACTATCGGAATCGAATGAGTGATATGCTGATCGCGTTGGTGGATGAGTATGTGGTACCTGAATTGTGTGAAGGGTTTTAA
- the LOC119078450 gene encoding mediator of RNA polymerase II transcription subunit 18 yields MTTGNITSAIDALSQAIHCNIIPQHEYLLQGSILDSQVEHLLHRLKGLCDNVDTGPESFHDHEVCFSLRAPNQATPTLLLRVRKANDVDAPYQLRYIGQQEVGDRTRPTLVRNSLDIACTSTVVEYLQELGCRIDFEYTNRGYMFRKGRMKITVSKIFKMGGIPTKPGESYTEPISQSYLVELSVLAPGTGQDGIGKDMMQFAEQLKPLVQLEKIDYKRLGNIP; encoded by the exons ATGACCACTGGTAATATCACGTCG GCTATCGATGCTCTCTCACAGGCCATACACTGTAATATTATACCGCAACATGAATACCTTCTCCAGGGATCTATTTTAGATTCGCAAGTGGAGCATCTGTTACACCG ATTGAAGGGTCTCTGCGACAATGTCGATACTGGACCGGAATCATTTCACGATCATGAAGTCTGTTTCAGCCTTCGAGCACCGAATCAAGCG ACTCCTACCCTGCTTCTACGAGTGCGTAAGGCCAATGATGTGGATGCACCGTATCAACTTCGATACATTGGCCAGCAAGAAGTGGGCGATCGAACTCGACCGACGCTGGTGCGAAATAGTTTGGACATTGCGTGCACTTCAACA GTGGTTGAGTATTTGCAAGAGCTGGGCTGTCGCATCGACTTCGAATACACGAACCGTGGCTATATGTTCCGGAAGGGTCGCATGAAAATCACCGtatcgaaaatattcaaaatgggTGGAATACCCACGAAGCCCGGGGAAAGTTACACGGAACCGATTTCGCAAAGCTATCTGGTCGAATTGTCGGTGCTGGCACCGGGCACGGGGCAGGATGGCATTGGTAAAGATATGATGCAATTTGCCGAACAGCTGAAGCCGTTAGTGCAACTGGAGAAAATTGACTACAAAAGACTGGGAAACATACCGTAG